TCGGACCCCAGTGTGGCCATCGACAAATCAGGAAAAACCATAAAAACCCTTTGGGCGGATACCTCCAAACGGCCCTGGAGAAACCTGACCGCCCTGCTTGGATTCTTACAGGCTAATGAGAGTTATCTTGACTGCCCTTATTTACGGCTCGGTTTTTCCCGTGGGATACGGCATACCTCAAGCATTGGAATTTGGTCCGGGGGATTACGGGTAAGCGGTAATGCCGGCGAACAATATGTTTCCGGCACCGATGATTATGTGGAATCAGAAACGTTTATGGAATCAGCACTGGTAAAAAAATATTTCTTTATATATCTTAAACAGGAAATGACCACCCTGGATGAGATGTCTAAAATACTCTATGGGAGGGTTGCGACATATTGCAAAGAATTAAAAGCTGAGGGTAAATCTATTGCAGAAAAAGCAACGGAATTATTCTGGAAGCTTTGTGAAGGAAAATTTCAGGATCTGGTTACAGCTTGTCAAATCGAAAACCAGGCTGAATGTAAAAAGGAAATGGAAAAGCTAAGGATTTTTTTTATACGTTATGTGTGGGATGCCTACGAATTCTATTGTCCTCAGTTTACAGCCCGTCAGCGTGAGGTATGGGCAGGACAGTGCCCAAATCTTGGCCGCTTTGTACCGAAAAAAGATGATGCCGCAGAAGCGGTAAATCAATAGCCAAAAGGAGGCGGATCATGACAACTGATTCAAAAAGTAACGCTAAAGCCTTTGTTGAGATGATAATTAAACGCATCGGCGGGGATAAGGCCTTTGGCGCAGCAATGCGCAGAGCGGATAACCCCGTTACGGAACGCCATAGCTGGGACTACCTGGCCCAATGGTGCGATCTTGAAAAAATCGATAAATCAAGGGCATACGCGCTTATCGGAGCTGCCGTTGCCAAAGCAAAGCCGGTACAGAATGGCAGTTTGGGGATAGGGAGGGCAATCGCTCAATGTTATGCCGATGAGGGTAGATCTAACGGAAACGAAAAAGACGCGGCAAAGATTAAACTGCGCCGCCTTCTAGCTTGTAAAACCACCAAAGAAGCATGTGGTATTCTACGCCCCCTCCTTAGTCTTATCAAATCCAGAAATATACATCTAGATTACGCAAAACTTTTACAGGAATTACAGTACAATGATGAAGCATTTAATGACTGGATAAAACGACGATGGGCCATGGATTTCTATAATAAAAAGGAGACCGAAGAATGATCGCATCGATCCTCAAGCTTAACCGATCGGATTTTAAGAATCTACAGATAAACACATCCCCGAATCGGGATATAGATCCCTATGCCTTTCACAAGGTAGTCTATTCCCTTTTTCCCAAAACTGAGAACAGCCG
This genomic interval from Treponema primitia ZAS-1 contains the following:
- the casB gene encoding type I-E CRISPR-associated protein Cse2/CasB, with translation MTTDSKSNAKAFVEMIIKRIGGDKAFGAAMRRADNPVTERHSWDYLAQWCDLEKIDKSRAYALIGAAVAKAKPVQNGSLGIGRAIAQCYADEGRSNGNEKDAAKIKLRRLLACKTTKEACGILRPLLSLIKSRNIHLDYAKLLQELQYNDEAFNDWIKRRWAMDFYNKKETEE